One window from the genome of Alkalihalobacillus sp. LMS6 encodes:
- a CDS encoding RDD family protein — MEQTTGSVRVKRHLRREEDSMNPMMNYAVEETAFVQRRYAGFWMRFWAFLFDLLILSGINGVLVNTWAPFIASSDSQWSFFFTAFFLPSVLYAILFFLYFGLMTRFFRQTLGKMIFGIEVISAKGDRLTWGQLFFREGVGRFIHQAPILGNLTLLAYIVVACTPKKQGVHDLFAETYVVHVEETS, encoded by the coding sequence ATGGAACAGACAACAGGATCAGTTCGAGTAAAACGACATTTACGAAGAGAAGAGGACTCCATGAACCCAATGATGAATTATGCTGTTGAAGAAACAGCGTTTGTCCAAAGACGGTATGCAGGTTTTTGGATGCGGTTTTGGGCATTTCTCTTTGATTTACTAATTTTAAGCGGAATAAACGGGGTACTTGTCAATACATGGGCACCATTTATTGCGAGTAGTGACTCTCAATGGTCGTTTTTCTTTACGGCTTTCTTTCTCCCGAGCGTACTTTATGCGATTTTATTTTTTCTCTATTTCGGATTAATGACGCGTTTCTTTAGACAGACGCTTGGAAAGATGATTTTTGGTATCGAAGTCATCTCTGCAAAAGGTGACCGATTAACGTGGGGGCAATTGTTTTTTAGAGAAGGAGTCGGCCGTTTTATACATCAAGCGCCGATTTTGGGGAATCTCACATTACTCGCTTATATTGTTGTTGCCTGTACACCAAAAAAACAAGGCGTGCATGACTTATTTGCAGAAACGTACGTAGTTCATGTAGAAGAAACCAGCTAA
- the sppA gene encoding signal peptide peptidase SppA, which produces MKARRWIALGIGAFVLLFTLITTITVAFNTYSAPVMGGTEQTIISDGDPTGQIALLELNGAIIDSGEPGIFDTAGGYNHAVFLTELETAMTDRSVQGIIISVDSPGGGILESAEIHSAIEEIQDQTEKPIYVSMGGMAASGGYYIAAPTDRIFATPQTLTGSIGVIMSSLNVAELLDNIGIEEQVYKSGPYKDILSPTREPLEEEDEIIQGIVDEYYEEFVAIISEGRDMPEDRVRELGDGRIYTGRQALDEGLIDELGSLEDTITAMREELGANYQVVSNEALPGFGNLFGLSVKQLFGNDTEIKLDFNQPKPYYMYNHE; this is translated from the coding sequence ATGAAAGCAAGAAGGTGGATTGCGTTAGGGATAGGAGCCTTTGTCCTATTGTTTACGCTTATTACGACGATTACTGTTGCATTTAATACATATTCAGCTCCGGTAATGGGTGGAACAGAACAGACCATTATAAGTGACGGGGACCCAACTGGGCAAATTGCGTTGCTTGAATTAAACGGGGCTATTATTGATTCAGGCGAACCAGGCATTTTTGATACGGCTGGTGGCTATAATCATGCGGTGTTTTTAACGGAACTAGAAACAGCCATGACGGATCGTAGTGTACAAGGCATCATTATTTCTGTAGATTCGCCAGGTGGTGGAATTCTTGAATCAGCAGAAATTCATTCAGCGATCGAAGAAATTCAAGATCAGACTGAAAAACCAATTTACGTGTCAATGGGTGGAATGGCTGCATCTGGAGGCTATTACATTGCAGCACCAACCGACCGGATTTTTGCTACACCGCAAACGTTAACAGGATCAATTGGGGTAATTATGAGTTCATTAAACGTAGCGGAGTTGCTTGATAATATTGGAATCGAAGAACAAGTTTACAAAAGTGGGCCGTATAAAGACATTCTTTCACCAACACGAGAGCCATTAGAAGAAGAAGATGAAATCATTCAAGGCATTGTGGATGAATACTACGAAGAATTTGTCGCAATTATTTCTGAAGGGCGTGACATGCCAGAAGATCGTGTTCGTGAATTAGGTGATGGACGGATTTATACGGGACGCCAAGCGTTAGATGAAGGTCTTATTGATGAGCTTGGATCGCTTGAAGATACCATTACAGCGATGCGTGAGGAACTTGGTGCGAATTACCAAGTGGTTTCAAATGAAGCGTTGCCAGGGTTTGGAAATTTATTTGGTTTATCAGTCAAGCAACTATTTGGTAATGACACGGAAATCAAACTAGATTTTAATCAACCGAAGCCATACTACATGTACAATCACGAGTGA
- a CDS encoding amidohydrolase, with translation MGTLLYNGTVYTMEAEGKIAEAVYIENGKIVDVGLSKSLEKKWAKTAPEMKNLHGAFVYPGFVDSHLHLIAHGQKRLKLDLSESTKQEALAQLNDLTAGEEEWIEALGWNEHNDPNHERLTSLDLNQISQERPIFVMRICRHAAIVNQTVLDLAGIDNHTKDPVGGRIERDDNGHPNGILHDAAVHHVQSFMPPMSKAQVKKALQVAVEDCYTHGLTGGHSEDLHYYNGLMETLDIYHEVVREERPFRAHLLIHHEELDAYDRSPYVGKQELTPYIELGTLKIFADGALGGRTAALSKPYHDEPSTSGLLIHTQFALNDLVHKARERNLGVAIHVIGDQALDMSLQAIEQNGQTNKRDRLIHVQVARNDLLARMKQLPLIVDVQPHFVVSDFPWVEDRLGEERMPYAFAWKTLLEASIPCAGGSDAPIEPVEPLKGMHAAVFRKNDQGVYNESEALTPYEAVSLFTTGSAYAIGKEKTRGQIKPGYDADLTILNQNLFTGDENVFEQAQVLATIINGYTVFEKGGRER, from the coding sequence ATGGGGACACTTCTTTATAATGGAACCGTTTATACGATGGAAGCAGAAGGGAAGATCGCTGAAGCTGTCTACATTGAAAATGGAAAAATCGTCGATGTCGGGTTATCTAAATCATTAGAAAAGAAATGGGCAAAAACGGCTCCAGAAATGAAAAACCTTCACGGTGCTTTTGTTTATCCAGGCTTTGTTGATAGCCATCTTCATCTTATTGCTCATGGGCAAAAACGACTTAAGTTAGACCTTTCTGAATCAACGAAACAAGAGGCTCTCGCGCAATTAAACGACCTAACAGCAGGAGAGGAAGAGTGGATTGAAGCGCTTGGCTGGAACGAGCACAATGATCCCAACCATGAGCGATTAACAAGCTTAGATTTAAATCAGATTAGTCAAGAGCGTCCTATTTTTGTTATGCGCATTTGCCGACATGCGGCAATTGTCAATCAAACCGTGCTTGATTTAGCCGGCATTGATAACCATACAAAAGATCCGGTTGGCGGGAGAATTGAACGAGATGATAATGGACATCCGAATGGCATTTTGCACGACGCTGCTGTTCATCATGTGCAGAGCTTTATGCCGCCTATGTCAAAAGCCCAAGTTAAAAAAGCGCTCCAAGTTGCAGTTGAAGATTGTTACACCCACGGATTAACCGGTGGACATAGTGAAGACCTCCACTATTATAATGGACTTATGGAAACATTGGACATTTATCATGAGGTTGTGCGAGAGGAGAGGCCTTTTCGCGCGCATTTGTTAATTCATCATGAAGAACTGGATGCGTACGATCGATCTCCATATGTGGGGAAACAAGAATTAACACCTTACATCGAATTAGGGACCCTGAAAATATTTGCGGACGGTGCCCTAGGAGGAAGAACAGCTGCATTAAGTAAGCCATACCATGATGAGCCGAGCACGTCTGGTTTGCTTATTCACACACAATTTGCCCTTAACGATCTTGTACATAAAGCAAGAGAGCGAAATTTAGGCGTTGCGATTCATGTAATTGGGGATCAAGCGTTGGATATGTCGTTGCAAGCGATCGAACAAAACGGACAAACGAATAAGCGTGATCGACTCATTCATGTACAGGTTGCTCGAAACGATTTACTTGCACGAATGAAGCAACTGCCTTTAATCGTGGATGTGCAGCCGCATTTTGTCGTATCTGATTTTCCGTGGGTAGAGGATCGACTTGGCGAAGAAAGAATGCCTTATGCATTTGCATGGAAAACATTGTTAGAAGCTTCTATTCCGTGTGCTGGTGGATCGGACGCACCAATTGAACCTGTTGAACCCTTGAAAGGTATGCATGCGGCTGTTTTCAGAAAAAATGACCAAGGTGTTTATAATGAAAGTGAAGCACTGACGCCTTATGAAGCAGTCTCTTTATTTACAACAGGGAGTGCTTACGCTATTGGAAAAGAAAAGACCAGAGGACAAATCAAGCCTGGATATGATGCAGATTTGACAATTCTTAATCAAAATCTCTTCACAGGGGATGAAAACGTTTTTGAACAAGCTCAAGTTTTAGCAACGATCATCAATGGGTATACGGTATTTGAAAAAGGAGGAAGAGAGCGATGA
- a CDS encoding alpha/beta-type small acid-soluble spore protein — MANTNNLVVPGVQQALDQMKYEIASEFGVNLGPDSTARANGSVGGEITKRLVAQAEQQMGGYQK; from the coding sequence ATGGCAAACACAAATAACTTAGTCGTACCTGGTGTACAACAAGCTCTTGACCAAATGAAATACGAAATCGCTAGCGAATTCGGAGTAAACCTTGGTCCTGATTCAACTGCTCGTGCTAACGGATCTGTAGGTGGTGAAATCACTAAACGTCTAGTAGCTCAAGCTGAGCAACAAATGGGTGGATATCAAAAATAA
- the thiI gene encoding tRNA uracil 4-sulfurtransferase ThiI, translating into MKIDHIVVRYGELALKGKNRSHFEKLLLANIRKVLKPFQGVTARRIQGRIIVHLHGADEKPIQEALKHVFGIYSFSLAMHVENDTKAIQEGALYFIEKLHPTVKTFKVSSRRANKGFPVNSQELNHVIGGHILRSLDGNIKVDVHNPDLNLSIDVRDAGTYITGGAIESAKGLPVGASGKILHMLSGGIDSPVAAHMLMGRGAEIEMLHFHSPPYTNERAKQKVLDLTKELTKYGTSIKVHLVPFTDIQTHIHKEVPSNFEMTIMRRMMLRIADAFAQKNGILAISNGESLGQVASQTLHSMNTINEVTNLPVIRPLIAIDKETTIAYAKRIGTYETSILPYEDCCTIFLPTDSKTKPKREGANKFEQYVEIEKKCEEALNAIETVHINAFEESSAIENLF; encoded by the coding sequence ATGAAAATCGATCATATCGTTGTTCGCTACGGCGAGTTAGCGTTAAAAGGGAAAAACCGAAGCCATTTCGAAAAGCTATTACTGGCAAACATTCGAAAAGTATTAAAGCCGTTTCAAGGCGTTACAGCGAGACGAATTCAAGGTCGAATTATTGTCCACCTGCATGGTGCTGATGAAAAGCCGATTCAAGAAGCGTTGAAACATGTATTCGGGATTTATTCCTTTAGTTTGGCGATGCACGTTGAAAATGACACAAAAGCGATCCAAGAGGGCGCGTTATATTTTATTGAAAAGCTTCACCCAACAGTGAAAACATTCAAAGTTTCTTCAAGACGGGCGAATAAAGGCTTTCCAGTCAATTCACAAGAATTGAATCATGTAATTGGTGGGCATATTTTGCGCTCCTTAGATGGCAACATTAAAGTAGACGTGCATAACCCTGATCTTAACTTATCGATTGATGTTCGCGATGCAGGCACGTATATAACAGGAGGAGCAATTGAATCCGCTAAAGGGCTCCCTGTAGGAGCGAGTGGCAAAATTTTGCACATGCTTTCAGGCGGAATTGACTCGCCAGTAGCTGCCCATATGTTAATGGGGCGAGGAGCAGAAATTGAGATGCTTCATTTTCATAGTCCGCCTTATACAAATGAACGTGCAAAGCAAAAGGTGCTTGATTTAACGAAGGAACTAACAAAATATGGCACAAGTATTAAAGTCCACCTGGTTCCATTTACGGATATTCAAACGCATATTCATAAGGAAGTTCCGTCAAATTTTGAAATGACGATTATGAGACGGATGATGCTACGGATTGCAGATGCATTTGCACAAAAAAATGGTATTTTAGCGATCTCAAATGGCGAGAGTCTAGGACAAGTTGCTTCTCAAACGCTACACAGTATGAACACGATCAATGAAGTAACGAATCTGCCTGTTATTCGCCCTTTGATTGCGATTGACAAAGAAACGACGATTGCATACGCAAAACGAATCGGCACGTACGAAACATCGATCTTACCTTATGAAGACTGTTGCACGATTTTCCTTCCAACCGATTCAAAAACAAAGCCAAAACGAGAAGGTGCAAATAAATTCGAGCAATATGTAGAGATTGAAAAAAAATGTGAAGAAGCATTAAACGCCATTGAGACTGTTCATATCAATGCTTTTGAAGAGAGTTCAGCAATCGAAAACTTATTTTAA
- a CDS encoding cysteine desulfurase family protein, which yields MIYLDNSATTQPYKEVLDLYTKISYDYFGNPSSLHSLGMEAEQVMNHARKKIARFLQCRTDQLLFTSGGTEANVLAIRGVVSTSKRSHIITTTVEHASVYENIRQLEKEGHDVTYIQADSFGRVTVKQVEDAIQKNTILVSIGHVQGELGTIQPIEEIAKLILLYPRIHLHVDAVQSLLKIPMDPDIIKSIDFMTLSAHKIHGTKGTGVLYARNPSVLTAVMRGGKQEQALRPGTEHLAGAACFAKALEMGENGAAKNHQRLHSFRDKLHKALASIEGVSINSPEQDGAPHILNMSIPKIKAEVLVQSLSKEGIYVSTQSACSTKTGAPSRILLGAGHDHVRAESAIRVSMSFLTTEEEITTFIQTMKRLVPSLQEVY from the coding sequence ATGATTTATTTAGATAACAGTGCAACAACACAACCCTATAAAGAAGTGTTAGACTTATATACAAAAATTTCGTATGACTACTTCGGCAATCCCTCTTCTTTACATTCGTTGGGGATGGAAGCCGAGCAGGTAATGAATCATGCTAGGAAAAAAATAGCGCGATTTTTGCAGTGCCGAACGGACCAACTTCTTTTTACAAGCGGAGGAACAGAGGCAAATGTACTTGCAATCAGAGGGGTAGTTTCAACGAGTAAACGATCTCACATCATCACCACGACTGTTGAACATGCATCAGTTTACGAGAATATTCGCCAATTAGAAAAAGAAGGGCATGACGTTACGTATATTCAAGCTGATTCGTTTGGAAGGGTGACGGTGAAGCAAGTAGAAGATGCGATTCAAAAAAACACAATCTTAGTGAGTATTGGGCATGTTCAAGGGGAGCTAGGAACGATTCAGCCGATTGAGGAAATTGCCAAGCTGATTCTTTTGTATCCGCGGATTCACCTACATGTGGATGCCGTTCAAAGTCTGTTGAAAATCCCAATGGATCCCGACATCATAAAATCAATTGATTTTATGACGTTATCTGCTCATAAAATTCATGGAACGAAAGGGACCGGCGTTCTGTACGCTCGCAACCCTTCTGTGCTGACAGCAGTGATGCGTGGGGGAAAGCAAGAACAAGCATTACGACCAGGAACAGAGCATCTTGCAGGTGCAGCTTGTTTTGCAAAAGCATTAGAAATGGGCGAAAACGGTGCAGCAAAAAACCACCAACGTTTACACAGCTTTCGTGACAAGCTTCATAAAGCACTCGCATCGATTGAAGGGGTGTCGATCAATAGCCCGGAGCAAGATGGTGCCCCACATATTCTTAATATGTCGATTCCAAAAATTAAAGCAGAAGTACTTGTACAATCTCTTTCGAAAGAAGGTATTTACGTATCGACTCAATCGGCATGTTCAACGAAGACAGGTGCACCAAGTCGGATTTTACTTGGTGCAGGTCATGATCACGTTCGAGCAGAGTCCGCTATTCGGGTAAGTATGTCTTTTCTTACAACAGAGGAAGAAATTACGACGTTTATTCAGACAATGAAACGACTTGTTCCGTCACTTCAGGAGGTATATTAA
- the ezrA gene encoding septation ring formation regulator EzrA, giving the protein MNIIITIVVVLLVIIVIGTVAGILIRRTIHKSVDELDNRKNQILNRNISEEISKVKKLKMSGETEQKFESWRKDWDEILESILPSIEEQLVEIEELAGKYRITKAKDQLKWVENRLISVEQQLDVMVEDIDKLVSAEEKNRSEIASIKELYQDLSTELLKKRGSFGETIQALDEVMTNTKQALVAFEESTQNGSYLQARKQLLETKDSLYSLNEKMERIPYLLMQVRSTLPGELSNLQLGIKEMEEDGYHLETFSFHSKIATFKEEIDKAYIALKTLEVDEAAATLEDVQAEIDSMYETLEKEATYKSKLLAQIPVLKAEIEKANKNMKQLLDETTQVEKSYMIASEEVQLQQTLQKDLRNVQSQLTVIMDVFENQKQTFSSIFEMTEDWRIQMEELSTGIEESIDRLRRLRKDELQAQETVSQLRELVLESKRLLYKSNLPGVPVTYVETLDEAEEKINKALEALQSFPLEMSQVEALVQEASAVVEKNSNDIREMVETAQMAELAIQYSNRYRGQDESVRKELDEAEQAFLQYDYEKALSIVQHAVQRYEPDLMNKVSKHMSA; this is encoded by the coding sequence GTGAATATAATCATAACCATTGTTGTCGTCTTACTAGTCATTATTGTGATTGGCACAGTTGCTGGCATTTTGATTAGGCGAACAATACATAAATCAGTTGATGAATTAGACAATCGTAAAAACCAAATTTTAAATCGAAACATTTCAGAAGAAATATCAAAAGTGAAAAAGCTGAAGATGTCTGGTGAAACGGAACAGAAATTTGAAAGTTGGCGTAAAGACTGGGATGAAATACTTGAATCCATTTTACCTAGCATTGAAGAGCAACTCGTTGAAATTGAAGAACTAGCAGGAAAGTACCGCATTACAAAAGCGAAAGATCAATTGAAATGGGTGGAAAATCGTTTGATTTCTGTTGAACAACAGCTGGACGTAATGGTTGAGGATATTGATAAACTCGTTTCTGCTGAAGAAAAGAATCGAAGCGAGATCGCTTCAATTAAAGAACTTTATCAAGACTTGTCCACTGAACTGTTGAAAAAAAGAGGCTCATTTGGAGAGACGATTCAAGCTCTTGATGAAGTCATGACGAATACGAAACAAGCGCTAGTAGCGTTTGAAGAGTCAACACAAAATGGAAGTTACTTGCAGGCGCGAAAACAACTGCTTGAAACGAAAGACTCTCTTTATAGTTTAAATGAAAAGATGGAGCGGATTCCGTATCTTCTCATGCAAGTAAGATCGACCCTTCCAGGAGAACTGTCTAATCTCCAATTAGGCATTAAAGAGATGGAAGAAGACGGGTATCATCTTGAGACATTCTCGTTTCATTCAAAAATTGCTACGTTCAAGGAAGAAATTGACAAGGCATACATAGCTCTTAAAACGTTAGAAGTGGATGAGGCGGCGGCAACACTTGAAGACGTACAAGCTGAAATTGATAGCATGTATGAAACGTTGGAAAAAGAAGCGACGTATAAGAGTAAGTTACTCGCACAAATTCCTGTATTGAAAGCGGAAATTGAAAAAGCGAATAAGAATATGAAGCAGTTGTTAGATGAGACGACTCAAGTTGAAAAAAGTTATATGATCGCAAGTGAAGAGGTCCAGCTTCAGCAAACCCTTCAAAAAGATTTGCGAAATGTACAAAGTCAGTTAACCGTCATTATGGACGTCTTTGAAAACCAAAAGCAAACATTCTCATCTATTTTTGAGATGACCGAAGACTGGCGTATTCAAATGGAAGAGCTGTCAACCGGCATTGAAGAAAGCATTGATCGGCTTAGAAGACTGCGAAAAGACGAACTCCAAGCTCAAGAAACCGTAAGTCAATTAAGAGAACTTGTGCTTGAGTCAAAGCGCTTGCTCTATAAAAGCAATCTGCCAGGTGTACCTGTAACCTACGTTGAAACACTTGATGAAGCAGAAGAAAAAATTAACAAAGCGCTAGAAGCACTCCAGTCGTTTCCCCTTGAAATGAGTCAAGTAGAAGCGCTCGTCCAAGAAGCGTCTGCTGTAGTTGAAAAAAATAGCAACGATATTCGAGAAATGGTGGAAACGGCGCAAATGGCCGAGCTTGCCATACAATATAGCAATCGTTATCGTGGGCAGGATGAATCCGTGCGAAAAGAGCTTGATGAAGCGGAGCAAGCCTTCTTACAGTATGATTATGAAAAAGCGCTATCGATTGTCCAACATGCAGTTCAACGCTATGAGCCAGACTTAATGAACAAAGTGTCAAAACATATGAGTGCATAA
- the hisJ gene encoding histidinol-phosphatase HisJ, whose translation MHVRDGHVHSPYCPHGSNDTMAAYCEEAIKKGIKQLTFTEHAPLPSTFVDPTPEQDSAMPIHDVSAYFSAIEQLKKEYAGSLRILTGMEVDYIAGYEEETKELLNEFGPHLEDSILSVHFLQTDSAYTCMDFSSDAFASLANKLGSIDAVYKLYYQTVFRSLKANLGKYKPKRIGHMTLCRKYQRRYPASHFFEQEWMEILNEVQAQGLELDYNGAGMNKPDCLETYPPLPIARVAKKMSIPLIYGSDAHTVSGLQSGQTALLPSY comes from the coding sequence ATGCACGTACGCGATGGGCATGTTCATAGCCCGTATTGTCCCCATGGCTCTAATGATACGATGGCTGCTTATTGTGAAGAAGCCATCAAAAAGGGAATCAAGCAGCTAACATTTACCGAACACGCGCCACTTCCTTCAACTTTCGTAGACCCAACACCTGAACAAGATAGTGCCATGCCTATACATGACGTGAGTGCCTACTTTTCTGCGATTGAGCAATTAAAAAAAGAGTATGCGGGCTCACTGCGCATACTCACGGGAATGGAAGTTGATTATATTGCTGGCTATGAAGAGGAAACGAAAGAGTTGCTAAATGAATTCGGTCCACATTTAGAAGACAGCATTCTATCGGTTCATTTTCTTCAAACTGATTCAGCCTATACTTGTATGGATTTTAGTTCCGACGCATTTGCTTCACTCGCTAACAAACTAGGTAGTATCGATGCCGTTTATAAGCTGTATTATCAGACAGTCTTTCGCTCCCTTAAAGCAAACTTAGGCAAGTACAAACCAAAGCGAATCGGCCATATGACTCTTTGTCGTAAATATCAACGACGATACCCTGCGAGTCATTTTTTTGAACAGGAATGGATGGAGATCCTGAATGAAGTTCAAGCCCAAGGGCTCGAGCTTGATTATAACGGCGCCGGCATGAACAAGCCAGATTGCTTAGAAACGTACCCGCCTCTTCCAATTGCCCGTGTAGCTAAAAAGATGAGCATTCCACTTATTTACGGTTCCGACGCTCATACAGTCTCTGGTCTACAAAGTGGTCAAACGGCGCTTTTACCCTCGTACTAA
- the refZ gene encoding forespore capture DNA-binding protein RefZ has protein sequence MSDQTKESIKHAATRLFYTHGYHGTSVRDIAKEASVNSALISYYFGGKQPLFETLMIEFFEGYIQSIEEAMYQANVDVDAVLPKLFKHVFTYQQSRHLLARMAHREMTMDSTLVREVMSTYLRKEQFLLEQIIHVYLDRKQLKRIPIDLTVLHLRNMLTLPFSSPQYLRELFLLAPDDHLFMKRYVSHAEQWMKSLLQTKDTKRLHLVRG, from the coding sequence ATGAGTGATCAAACCAAAGAGTCCATTAAACATGCGGCTACCCGTTTATTTTATACACATGGCTATCATGGGACGTCGGTTCGAGATATTGCGAAAGAAGCTTCCGTCAATTCTGCGCTCATTTCCTACTATTTTGGAGGGAAACAACCATTATTTGAAACGTTAATGATCGAATTCTTTGAAGGTTATATTCAATCTATAGAAGAAGCCATGTATCAAGCAAATGTTGACGTCGATGCTGTGCTACCCAAATTATTTAAACACGTATTTACGTATCAACAGTCACGCCATTTATTAGCTAGAATGGCTCATCGTGAAATGACGATGGACTCGACCCTTGTTCGTGAAGTAATGAGTACGTATTTAAGGAAAGAGCAGTTCCTATTAGAGCAAATTATTCATGTATACCTTGATCGGAAGCAACTCAAGCGGATTCCGATAGATTTAACCGTGCTGCATTTACGGAATATGTTAACACTCCCGTTCTCTTCTCCACAATATTTACGTGAGTTATTTTTACTAGCGCCAGATGATCATTTGTTTATGAAACGGTATGTGTCTCATGCAGAACAGTGGATGAAGTCATTGCTACAGACAAAAGATACGAAGCGCCTTCACTTAGTACGAGGGTAA
- a CDS encoding GAF domain-containing protein, with protein MFTTNTYSDNKKDAYELLLKQAKALLEDETSTLANYANASALLGQFLGDINWVGFYLLKENELVLGPFQGLPACTRISIGKGVCGTAVSKNQTMRVADVHAFPGHIACDAASNSEIVIPVRQNGTVIGVLDIDSPIKDRFSEEDQVYLEQFVATIEPFLNANLDF; from the coding sequence ATGTTTACGACGAACACGTACTCAGATAACAAAAAAGACGCATATGAATTATTGTTAAAACAAGCAAAGGCCTTGCTTGAAGACGAAACAAGCACACTCGCAAACTATGCAAATGCAAGTGCCCTTCTTGGACAATTTTTAGGTGATATTAATTGGGTTGGATTTTACTTGTTAAAAGAAAATGAGCTCGTATTAGGACCTTTTCAAGGATTACCAGCCTGCACACGTATCTCCATTGGTAAAGGAGTATGCGGGACAGCTGTTTCTAAAAATCAAACGATGCGTGTTGCCGACGTTCATGCTTTTCCAGGCCATATTGCATGCGATGCCGCATCGAATTCTGAGATTGTCATACCCGTTCGTCAAAACGGCACCGTGATTGGCGTATTAGACATTGATAGCCCAATAAAAGATCGCTTTTCAGAAGAGGACCAAGTCTATTTAGAACAATTTGTTGCAACGATTGAACCTTTCTTAAACGCAAACCTTGACTTTTAA
- the rpsD gene encoding 30S ribosomal protein S4, producing the protein MSRYTGPSWKLSRRLGVSLSGTGKELAKRPYAPGQHGPNQRKKLSEYALQLQEKQKLRHMYGVNERQFVRIFNDAGKMSGIHGENFMVLLESRLDNLVYRLGLARTRRAARQLVNHGHVTVDGSRVDIPSYRVKPGQAISLRERSRTLSAVKESLEVNDFTPAYVSFDEEKLEGTYTRFPERSELPAEITEALIVEWYSR; encoded by the coding sequence ATGTCTCGTTATACAGGTCCATCTTGGAAACTATCTCGTCGCCTTGGTGTTTCACTAAGCGGCACTGGTAAAGAACTTGCGAAGCGTCCTTACGCTCCAGGTCAACACGGTCCAAACCAACGTAAAAAATTATCCGAATACGCGCTTCAGCTTCAAGAGAAGCAAAAGCTTCGTCATATGTATGGCGTAAATGAGCGTCAATTCGTTCGTATCTTCAACGATGCTGGCAAAATGTCAGGGATCCACGGTGAGAACTTCATGGTTCTTCTTGAGTCTCGTTTAGACAACCTTGTTTACCGTTTAGGTCTTGCTCGTACACGTCGTGCGGCACGTCAACTTGTTAACCACGGTCACGTAACAGTAGATGGTTCTCGTGTAGATATCCCATCTTACCGTGTAAAGCCTGGTCAAGCAATTTCTCTTCGTGAGCGTTCTCGTACCCTTTCTGCGGTAAAAGAATCTCTAGAAGTAAATGACTTCACACCAGCATACGTATCATTTGATGAAGAAAAGCTTGAAGGAACGTACACACGTTTCCCAGAGCGTTCTGAGCTTCCTGCTGAAATCACAGAAGCGCTTATCGTTGAGTGGTATTCTCGTTAA